In Drosophila willistoni isolate 14030-0811.24 chromosome XR unlocalized genomic scaffold, UCI_dwil_1.1 Seg41, whole genome shotgun sequence, the following are encoded in one genomic region:
- the LOC6643091 gene encoding ubiquitin carboxyl-terminal hydrolase 32 isoform X2, protein MGTKESKHACISYEDAVKRVSDVELRRLKDAFKKCAGVGRLYLSRNAFQQDVLCEGVPPKITDMLYAACGGTQRGITFKDLLCGLVLITRGSQDEKTKFLWNLYCNDAGTYIVKSDYVRNVNLAPFESVSLFAQGERVNFEQFQDWIVKHRNATVLSKWLLADNCVSLTSELETPTFYQSLAGVTHLEEKDIGDLEKEFWRLKNTSQNGQIDLQFLGPLISPPIPKNALAGLFNAFDENRDGHIDFKELCCGVSAACRGPGVERTRFCFKIFDVDRDGVLSHEETLQMINVLLNVAKENRDCQQFKDLTKDQVVGDLLEFVQRKSPDGVPCTLTRDNVLLTAEDFMLWNVQCGLRLMQPLLDLIFELCHIVFGLWPQCRHMENDIVRGWLRREERRPYRVGQFWYLISRDWYLNWMQYTQHMSHTCDYCKRTVSQRSTVDEALVCDESFNTHSLEQHDSYSLGSGSGSGSGSASSGISAGRHCARPGPIDNGNLITTNPYRNVRTLTGEGGHLKRDTPLVQSHDFELVPKSLWKALNRWYGDNLPLPRQVIQPVNSEVELELYPLNLRILLHQAQPGQSGGAGSGGSGTQLSSWGSTVSGGYGVLASGGGYAAIAASSVLQPPKRYLAYTAAFSRLATVRQVADFLCEHLRLKAEDIRLWHVPPLENLPILLEEDTMSLKELVIRDNDQLLLEIRNKDLTWPEELGSLATAQSGQGVAGGPADRRRLTRSSIMSVHAAGATGLHNLGNTCFMNAALQVLFNTQPLAQYFQRQMHRFELNQTNKLGTRGQLAMRYSELLKEVWTATTRSVAPLKLRFCVNKHAPQFAGGGQHDSQELLEWLLDALHEDLNRVTEKPYSELKDSNGRPDKIVAAEAWSQHHARNQSIIIDLFYGQLKSKVSCLGCGHESVRFDPFSLLSLPLPVENYVYLEVLVILLDGSVPIKYGLRLNSECKYIDLKQKLATLCALQPSLMLVCELWNSQIRQVLNDEEKLRTQSAKDLYVYQLPEQSSARTRSNSALSMHIEQGLKDIQRSSALITGQDSLSSLSTLQTSNSQRNSSRILCNGHLHHSQDNNEVVDAEIEVARYINNNNNNSNNNNNHSNSGQMHELLPDDAGKESLILSCSPENNFMHGPAAQQKRVSSAKLLHTESNTSSTSYTNHSGENSMESSLTEPMPIVDLAPINSNSSRHGSGSGSGDDCSSFRTTPNDSSGLSTAHTLENEDVDEQAVGEEIDDEDEPDPQITTSQPETSSSGVYSRRSSQPHKVGKYLVAVHRKITRHDSYFLSYHKTRPSLFGVPLLIPNSEGGTHKDLYCAVWLQVSRLLSPLPATTDQANHAADCDDSLGYDFPFTLRAVRADGLTCAICPWSSFCRGCEIRCNNDYVLQGALPPIITMASNTPTPTPKMNAKFPSLPNLEAKRPPEYTASLSYTATTKYFEDFTIAIDWDPTALHLRYQSTLERLWVDHETIAICRREQVEPVDLNHCLRAFTSEEKLEQWYHCSHCKGKKPATKKLQIWKLPPILIVHLKRFNCVNGKWVKSQKVVHFPFDDFDPAPYLASVPQETILRHKELLELKADATTTTTVSELDEIEALGGTSSKSQHEKNDDGDQMNNIQTEVERSVVTGNVLRQSKSINAARRQRLISTSLTKTPIVDGEFEDYHQHRLKPDVDEFDPKYKLYAVVSHSGMLNGGHYISYASNANGSWYCYNDSSCREISQQPNIDPSAAYLLFYERKGLDYEPYLPNIEGRPLPNAASLQMDLDETEEGLKKMCAIS, encoded by the exons ATGGGCACAAAAGAGTCTAAACACGCCTGCATAAGTTACGAGGATGCAGTCAAACGTG TTAGCGACGTCGAGCTAAGACGTCTTAAGGATGCTTTCAAGAAATGTGCCGGCGTTGGCCGGCTCTACCTCAGTCGCAATGCATTCCAACAAGATGTACTCTGTGAGGGAGTTCCGCCAAAGATTACGGATATGCTATATGCCGCTTGCGGTGGCACTCAGCGTGGCATAACCTTTAAGGATCTGCTCTGTGGCCTGGTGTTAATCACACGCGGCAGTCAGGATGAGAAAACCAA ATTTCTTTGGAATCTTTACTGTAATGATGCTGGCACGTATATAGTCAAGTCCGATTATGTACGGAATGTAAATTTGGCACCCTTTGAAAGTGTATCCCTGTTTGCTCAAGGCGAACGGGTTAATTTCGAGCAATTCCAGGATTGGATAGTCAAACATCGAAATGCGACAGTTCTATCCAAATGGCTGCTAGCCGATAATTGTGTGAGCCTCACATCTGAACTAGAGACACCAACGTTCTATCAGAGTCTGGCCGGTGTTACGCATCTCGAGGAAAAG GACATTGGTGATTTGGAAAAAGAGTTTTGGCGCTTGAAGAACACCTCACAGAATGGTCAAATTGACTTGCAATTTCTTGGACCGTTAATTAGTCCACCCATACCAAAGAATGCTCTGGCCGGTCTGTTTAATGCCTTCGATGAGAATCGCGATGGACACATTGATTTCAAGGAGCTCTGCTGCGGAGTAAGTGCCGCATGCCGTGGACCAGGAGTAGAACGTACCCGCT TCTGCTTCAAAATATTCGATGTGGATCGGGATGGTGTCTTGAGTCACGAGGAGACATTGCAAATGATTAATGTCCTGTTGAATGTAGCCAAAGAGAATCGCGATTGCCAGCAATTTAAGGACTTGACCAAAGATCAGGTTGTTGGCGATCTGCTGGAGTTTGTCCAGCGAAAGAGTCCTGATGGCGTCCCCTGTACACTGACCCGGGACAATGTACTCCTCACGGCCGAGGACTTTATGCTGTGGAATGTGCAATGTGGCCTGCGCCTGATGCAGCCACTGCTGGATCTAATCTTCGAGTTATGCCATATTGTTTTTGGCCTTTGGCCGCAGTGTCGTCACATGGAGAACGACATTGTCCGGGGTTGGCTGCGGCGTGAGGAGCGACGTCCGTATCGAGTCGGCCAATTTTGGTATTTGATTAGCCGTGATTGGTATCTAAACTGGATGCAGTACACCCAGCACATGTCGCACACCTGTGACTATTGCAAGCGTACCGTCAGCCAACGCAGTACCGTCGATGAGGCACTTGTCTGTGATGAGAGTTTCAATACCCATAGTCTGGAGCAGCATGATAGCTACTCACTTGGCTCGGGCTCTGGATCCGGTTCTGGCTCTGCGAGCAGCGGCATCTCAGCCGGACGACATTGTGCGCGTCCTGGGCCAATTGATAATGGTAATCTGATAACGACCAATCCGTATCGTAATGTGCGCACTCTGACCGGCGAAGGTGGACATCTAAAACGGGATACGCCCCTAGTGCAAAGTCATGACTTTGAGCTGGTGCCCAAATCCTTGTGGAAAGCTTTGAATCGTTGGTATGGCGATAATCTGCCACTGCCGCGTCAG GTCATACAACCAGTCAATTCTGAGGTGGAACTGGAGCTGTATCCACTCAATTTGCGGATATTGTTGCACCAAGCACAGCCAGGACAGTCTGGAGGAGCTGGTTCCGGCGGCAGCGGCACTCAACTTAGCAGTTGGGGCTCTACCGTAAGCGGAGGCTATGGTGTCCTGGCATCGGGTGGAGGATATGCCGCCATTGCTGCGAGCAGCGTGCTGCAACCGCCTAAACGATATTTGGCCTATACGGCTGCCTTCAGCCGTCTGGCAACCGTGCGCCAGGTGGCCGACTTTCTATGCGAACATTTGCGTCTGAAGGCAGAGGACATTAGGCTGTGGCATGTCCCGCCGCTAGAGAATCTTCCTATTCTTCTAGAGGAGGATACCATGAGCCTTAAGGAGTTGGTCATTCGGGACAATGACCAGTTGCTGCTTGAGATTCGTAACAAGGATCTAACGTGGCCCGAAGAGCTGGGCTCTTTGGCCACAGCACAGAGCGGACAAGGCGTGGCCGGGGGACCAGCTGATCGTCGGCGTCTGACACGCAGTTCCATTATGTCGGTGCATGCTGCGGGAGCCACGGGATTGCATAATCTGGGCAACACATGCTTTATGAATGCCGCTCTGCAGGTTCTCTTTAATACCCAACCTCTGGCCCAGTACTTCCAGCGCCAGATGCATCGATTCGAACTGAATCAGACCAATAAACTTGGAACGCGCGGCCAATTGGCCATGCGCTATTCCGAGCTGCTCAAGGAGGTGTGGACAGCGACTACGCGCTCGGTGGCACCGCTCAAGCTGCGTTTTTGTGTGAACAAACATGCCCCTCAATTCGCTGGCGGGGGCCAGCATGATTCGCAAGAGCTGCTCGAATGGCTACTGGATGCCCTCCATGAGGATCTTAATCGCGTGACAGAGAAACCGTACAGCGAGCtcaaagactcaaatggcagGCCAGATAAAATTGTGGCCGCTGAGGCCTGGTCCCAACATCATGCACGCAATCAGTCAATTATTATTGACCTATTCTATGGCCAATTGAAGTCCAAAGTAAGCTGTCTGGGCTGTGGCCACGAATCCGTGCGATTCGATCCATTTAGTTTGCTCAGTCTGCCGTTGCCAGTGGAGAACTATGTCTATTTGGAAGTGCTGG TTATTCTACTGGACGGCAGTGTGCCCATCAAATATGGACTGCGTCTCAATTCGGAATGCAAGTATATTGATCTGAAGCAAAAGCTGGCCACTCTTTGTGCCTTGCAGCCGAGTTTGATGCTAGTGTGCGAGCTCTGGAATTCACAAATTCGTCAAGTGCTGAACGATGAGGAGAAGTTGCGGACGCAAAGTGCCAAAGATCTGTATGTCTATCAATTGCCCGAGCAGAGCAGTGCCAGAACACGTTCGAATTCGGCTCTGAGCATGCACATTGAGCAAGGGCTCAAGGATATTCAACGAAGTTCTG CTCTTATCACTGGCCAGGATTCGCTCTCATCGCTGAGTACTCTGCAGACTTCAAATAGTCAGCGTAACTCGTCGCGCATCCTGTGCAATGGCCATCTACATCATAGCCAGGATAATAATGAAGTCGTCGATGCCGAGATTGAGGTGGCTCGCtacattaacaacaacaacaataacagcaataacaataacaatcaCTCGAACAGCGGCCAAATGCACGAACTGCTACCAGATGATGCCGGAAAG GAGTCGCTTATACTGAGCTGCAGTCCGGAAAACAATTTCATGCATGGCCCTGCTGCCCAACAGAAGCGAGTCTCATCAGCCAAGCTGCTCCATACGGAGAGCAATACAAGTTCCACATCGTATACGAATCATTCAGGTGAAAATTCAATGGAGAGCTCCCTGACCGAACCCATGCCGATTGTTGACTTGGCTCCCATCAATAGTAATAGCAGTAGAcatggcagtggcagtggcagtggcgaTGATTGCTCCTCATTTCGAaccactcccaacgattcgaGTGGCTTGAGCACCGCACATACTCTTGAAAATGAGGATGTCGATGAGCAGGCTGTGGGGGAGGAGATTGACGATGAAGATGAACCAGACCCGCAGATAACCACATCGCAACCGGAAACCAGTAGCAGCGGTGTCTATTCGCGTCGCTCCTCGCAACCCCACAAAGTGGGCAAATATTTAGTGGCTGTGCATCGTAAGATCACACGTCACGACAGTTACTTCCTATCCTATCACAAGACGCGTCCGAGCCTGTTTGGAGTGCCATTGCTTATACCCAATAGCGAGGGTGGAACACATAAGGATTTGTACTGTGCCGTTTGGCTTCAGGTTAGCCGACTCTTGAGCCCCTTGCCAGCAACTACAGATCAGGCGAATCATGCGGCCGACTG TGATGACAGCCTTGGCTATGATTTTCCCTTCACGTTACGGGCTGTGCGTGCCGATGGTCTGACGTGCGCCATTTGCCCGTGGTCAAGTTTTTGTCGTGGCTGTGAGATTCGTTGCAACAATGACTATGTGCTACAGGGAGCATTGCCGCCCATTATTACCATGGCCA GcaacacacccacacccacaccaaAAATGAATGCGAAATTCCCATCGTTACCTAATTTGGAGGCAAAACGACCGCCAGAGTATACAGCATCGCTATCGTATACAGCCACCACAAAATATTTCGAAGACTTTACCATTGCCATAGATTGGGATCCAACAGCATTGCATTTACGCTACCAAAGTACTCTGGAGCGG CTTTGGGTGGATCACGAAACAATTGCCATATGCAGGCGAGAGCAAGTGGAACCCGTCGATTTGAATCATTGCCTGCGCGCCTTTACCTCCGAAGAGAAACTAGAACAGTGGTATCACTGTAGTCACTGTAAGGGCAAGAAACCTGCCACCAAGAAGCTGCAGATATGGAAGCTGCCACCGATCCTT ATTGTTCATTTAAAACGATTCAATTGCGTGAATGGCAAGTGGGTCAAGTCGCAAAAGGTTGTACATTTTCCTTTCGATGATTTCGATCCGGCACCTTACTTAGCCTCAGTGCCTCAAGAGACAATATTGAGACATAAGGAGCTGTTGGAATTAAAAGCAGATGCTACGACCACAACTACTGTTAGCGAACTGGACGAGATAGAAGCGTTGGGCGGCACTAGCAGCAAGTCCCAACATGAAAAGAATGATGATGGTGATCAAATGAATAATATTCAGACAGAGGTGGAGCGTTCGGTTGTCACTGGGAATGTCCTGCGCCAAAGTAAATCGATCAATGCAGCCAGACGACAACGCCTGATCTCGACCAGCCTCACCAAAACGCCCATTGTGGATGGGGAGTTTGAAGATTATCATCAGCATAGACTGAAGCCAGATGTGGATGAATTTGATCCCAAGTACAAACTCTATGCTGTCGTG TCGCATTCTGGAATGCTCAATGGTGGTCACTACATTTCCTATGCATCAAATGCAAATGGTTCCTGGTATTGCTATAACGACAGCTCATGCCGTGAGATATCCCAACAGCCTAACATTGATCCAAGTGCCGCCTATCTGCTCTTCTATGAGCGCAAAGGTCTCGATTATGAGCCCTACTTGCCGAACATTGAGGGTCGGCCGCTGCCGAATGCAGCCAGTCTGCAGATGGATTTGGACGAGACTGAGGAAGGGCTAAAGAAAATGTGTGCAATTTCCTAA
- the LOC6643091 gene encoding ubiquitin carboxyl-terminal hydrolase 32 isoform X1 — protein sequence MGTKESKHACISYEDAVKRVSDVELRRLKDAFKKCAGVGRLYLSRNAFQQDVLCEGVPPKITDMLYAACGGTQRGITFKDLLCGLVLITRGSQDEKTKFLWNLYCNDAGTYIVKSDYVRNVNLAPFESVSLFAQGERVNFEQFQDWIVKHRNATVLSKWLLADNCVSLTSELETPTFYQSLAGVTHLEEKDIGDLEKEFWRLKNTSQNGQIDLQFLGPLISPPIPKNALAGLFNAFDENRDGHIDFKELCCGVSAACRGPGVERTRFCFKIFDVDRDGVLSHEETLQMINVLLNVAKENRDCQQFKDLTKDQVVGDLLEFVQRKSPDGVPCTLTRDNVLLTAEDFMLWNVQCGLRLMQPLLDLIFELCHIVFGLWPQCRHMENDIVRGWLRREERRPYRVGQFWYLISRDWYLNWMQYTQHMSHTCDYCKRTVSQRSTVDEALVCDESFNTHSLEQHDSYSLGSGSGSGSGSASSGISAGRHCARPGPIDNGNLITTNPYRNVRTLTGEGGHLKRDTPLVQSHDFELVPKSLWKALNRWYGDNLPLPRQVIQPVNSEVELELYPLNLRILLHQAQPGQSGGAGSGGSGTQLSSWGSTVSGGYGVLASGGGYAAIAASSVLQPPKRYLAYTAAFSRLATVRQVADFLCEHLRLKAEDIRLWHVPPLENLPILLEEDTMSLKELVIRDNDQLLLEIRNKDLTWPEELGSLATAQSGQGVAGGPADRRRLTRSSIMSVHAAGATGLHNLGNTCFMNAALQVLFNTQPLAQYFQRQMHRFELNQTNKLGTRGQLAMRYSELLKEVWTATTRSVAPLKLRFCVNKHAPQFAGGGQHDSQELLEWLLDALHEDLNRVTEKPYSELKDSNGRPDKIVAAEAWSQHHARNQSIIIDLFYGQLKSKVSCLGCGHESVRFDPFSLLSLPLPVENYVYLEVLVILLDGSVPIKYGLRLNSECKYIDLKQKLATLCALQPSLMLVCELWNSQIRQVLNDEEKLRTQSAKDLYVYQLPEQSSARTRSNSALSMHIEQGLKDIQRSSALITGQDSLSSLSTLQTSNSQRNSSRILCNGHLHHSQDNNEVVDAEIEVARYINNNNNNSNNNNNHSNSGQMHELLPDDAGKVSRCFGKRECMPHSLFCFKESLILSCSPENNFMHGPAAQQKRVSSAKLLHTESNTSSTSYTNHSGENSMESSLTEPMPIVDLAPINSNSSRHGSGSGSGDDCSSFRTTPNDSSGLSTAHTLENEDVDEQAVGEEIDDEDEPDPQITTSQPETSSSGVYSRRSSQPHKVGKYLVAVHRKITRHDSYFLSYHKTRPSLFGVPLLIPNSEGGTHKDLYCAVWLQVSRLLSPLPATTDQANHAADCDDSLGYDFPFTLRAVRADGLTCAICPWSSFCRGCEIRCNNDYVLQGALPPIITMASNTPTPTPKMNAKFPSLPNLEAKRPPEYTASLSYTATTKYFEDFTIAIDWDPTALHLRYQSTLERLWVDHETIAICRREQVEPVDLNHCLRAFTSEEKLEQWYHCSHCKGKKPATKKLQIWKLPPILIVHLKRFNCVNGKWVKSQKVVHFPFDDFDPAPYLASVPQETILRHKELLELKADATTTTTVSELDEIEALGGTSSKSQHEKNDDGDQMNNIQTEVERSVVTGNVLRQSKSINAARRQRLISTSLTKTPIVDGEFEDYHQHRLKPDVDEFDPKYKLYAVVSHSGMLNGGHYISYASNANGSWYCYNDSSCREISQQPNIDPSAAYLLFYERKGLDYEPYLPNIEGRPLPNAASLQMDLDETEEGLKKMCAIS from the exons ATGGGCACAAAAGAGTCTAAACACGCCTGCATAAGTTACGAGGATGCAGTCAAACGTG TTAGCGACGTCGAGCTAAGACGTCTTAAGGATGCTTTCAAGAAATGTGCCGGCGTTGGCCGGCTCTACCTCAGTCGCAATGCATTCCAACAAGATGTACTCTGTGAGGGAGTTCCGCCAAAGATTACGGATATGCTATATGCCGCTTGCGGTGGCACTCAGCGTGGCATAACCTTTAAGGATCTGCTCTGTGGCCTGGTGTTAATCACACGCGGCAGTCAGGATGAGAAAACCAA ATTTCTTTGGAATCTTTACTGTAATGATGCTGGCACGTATATAGTCAAGTCCGATTATGTACGGAATGTAAATTTGGCACCCTTTGAAAGTGTATCCCTGTTTGCTCAAGGCGAACGGGTTAATTTCGAGCAATTCCAGGATTGGATAGTCAAACATCGAAATGCGACAGTTCTATCCAAATGGCTGCTAGCCGATAATTGTGTGAGCCTCACATCTGAACTAGAGACACCAACGTTCTATCAGAGTCTGGCCGGTGTTACGCATCTCGAGGAAAAG GACATTGGTGATTTGGAAAAAGAGTTTTGGCGCTTGAAGAACACCTCACAGAATGGTCAAATTGACTTGCAATTTCTTGGACCGTTAATTAGTCCACCCATACCAAAGAATGCTCTGGCCGGTCTGTTTAATGCCTTCGATGAGAATCGCGATGGACACATTGATTTCAAGGAGCTCTGCTGCGGAGTAAGTGCCGCATGCCGTGGACCAGGAGTAGAACGTACCCGCT TCTGCTTCAAAATATTCGATGTGGATCGGGATGGTGTCTTGAGTCACGAGGAGACATTGCAAATGATTAATGTCCTGTTGAATGTAGCCAAAGAGAATCGCGATTGCCAGCAATTTAAGGACTTGACCAAAGATCAGGTTGTTGGCGATCTGCTGGAGTTTGTCCAGCGAAAGAGTCCTGATGGCGTCCCCTGTACACTGACCCGGGACAATGTACTCCTCACGGCCGAGGACTTTATGCTGTGGAATGTGCAATGTGGCCTGCGCCTGATGCAGCCACTGCTGGATCTAATCTTCGAGTTATGCCATATTGTTTTTGGCCTTTGGCCGCAGTGTCGTCACATGGAGAACGACATTGTCCGGGGTTGGCTGCGGCGTGAGGAGCGACGTCCGTATCGAGTCGGCCAATTTTGGTATTTGATTAGCCGTGATTGGTATCTAAACTGGATGCAGTACACCCAGCACATGTCGCACACCTGTGACTATTGCAAGCGTACCGTCAGCCAACGCAGTACCGTCGATGAGGCACTTGTCTGTGATGAGAGTTTCAATACCCATAGTCTGGAGCAGCATGATAGCTACTCACTTGGCTCGGGCTCTGGATCCGGTTCTGGCTCTGCGAGCAGCGGCATCTCAGCCGGACGACATTGTGCGCGTCCTGGGCCAATTGATAATGGTAATCTGATAACGACCAATCCGTATCGTAATGTGCGCACTCTGACCGGCGAAGGTGGACATCTAAAACGGGATACGCCCCTAGTGCAAAGTCATGACTTTGAGCTGGTGCCCAAATCCTTGTGGAAAGCTTTGAATCGTTGGTATGGCGATAATCTGCCACTGCCGCGTCAG GTCATACAACCAGTCAATTCTGAGGTGGAACTGGAGCTGTATCCACTCAATTTGCGGATATTGTTGCACCAAGCACAGCCAGGACAGTCTGGAGGAGCTGGTTCCGGCGGCAGCGGCACTCAACTTAGCAGTTGGGGCTCTACCGTAAGCGGAGGCTATGGTGTCCTGGCATCGGGTGGAGGATATGCCGCCATTGCTGCGAGCAGCGTGCTGCAACCGCCTAAACGATATTTGGCCTATACGGCTGCCTTCAGCCGTCTGGCAACCGTGCGCCAGGTGGCCGACTTTCTATGCGAACATTTGCGTCTGAAGGCAGAGGACATTAGGCTGTGGCATGTCCCGCCGCTAGAGAATCTTCCTATTCTTCTAGAGGAGGATACCATGAGCCTTAAGGAGTTGGTCATTCGGGACAATGACCAGTTGCTGCTTGAGATTCGTAACAAGGATCTAACGTGGCCCGAAGAGCTGGGCTCTTTGGCCACAGCACAGAGCGGACAAGGCGTGGCCGGGGGACCAGCTGATCGTCGGCGTCTGACACGCAGTTCCATTATGTCGGTGCATGCTGCGGGAGCCACGGGATTGCATAATCTGGGCAACACATGCTTTATGAATGCCGCTCTGCAGGTTCTCTTTAATACCCAACCTCTGGCCCAGTACTTCCAGCGCCAGATGCATCGATTCGAACTGAATCAGACCAATAAACTTGGAACGCGCGGCCAATTGGCCATGCGCTATTCCGAGCTGCTCAAGGAGGTGTGGACAGCGACTACGCGCTCGGTGGCACCGCTCAAGCTGCGTTTTTGTGTGAACAAACATGCCCCTCAATTCGCTGGCGGGGGCCAGCATGATTCGCAAGAGCTGCTCGAATGGCTACTGGATGCCCTCCATGAGGATCTTAATCGCGTGACAGAGAAACCGTACAGCGAGCtcaaagactcaaatggcagGCCAGATAAAATTGTGGCCGCTGAGGCCTGGTCCCAACATCATGCACGCAATCAGTCAATTATTATTGACCTATTCTATGGCCAATTGAAGTCCAAAGTAAGCTGTCTGGGCTGTGGCCACGAATCCGTGCGATTCGATCCATTTAGTTTGCTCAGTCTGCCGTTGCCAGTGGAGAACTATGTCTATTTGGAAGTGCTGG TTATTCTACTGGACGGCAGTGTGCCCATCAAATATGGACTGCGTCTCAATTCGGAATGCAAGTATATTGATCTGAAGCAAAAGCTGGCCACTCTTTGTGCCTTGCAGCCGAGTTTGATGCTAGTGTGCGAGCTCTGGAATTCACAAATTCGTCAAGTGCTGAACGATGAGGAGAAGTTGCGGACGCAAAGTGCCAAAGATCTGTATGTCTATCAATTGCCCGAGCAGAGCAGTGCCAGAACACGTTCGAATTCGGCTCTGAGCATGCACATTGAGCAAGGGCTCAAGGATATTCAACGAAGTTCTG CTCTTATCACTGGCCAGGATTCGCTCTCATCGCTGAGTACTCTGCAGACTTCAAATAGTCAGCGTAACTCGTCGCGCATCCTGTGCAATGGCCATCTACATCATAGCCAGGATAATAATGAAGTCGTCGATGCCGAGATTGAGGTGGCTCGCtacattaacaacaacaacaataacagcaataacaataacaatcaCTCGAACAGCGGCCAAATGCACGAACTGCTACCAGATGATGCCGGAAAGGTAAGCCGGTGCTTTGGAAAAAGAGAGTGCATGCCCCACAGCCTTTTTTGCTTCAAG GAGTCGCTTATACTGAGCTGCAGTCCGGAAAACAATTTCATGCATGGCCCTGCTGCCCAACAGAAGCGAGTCTCATCAGCCAAGCTGCTCCATACGGAGAGCAATACAAGTTCCACATCGTATACGAATCATTCAGGTGAAAATTCAATGGAGAGCTCCCTGACCGAACCCATGCCGATTGTTGACTTGGCTCCCATCAATAGTAATAGCAGTAGAcatggcagtggcagtggcagtggcgaTGATTGCTCCTCATTTCGAaccactcccaacgattcgaGTGGCTTGAGCACCGCACATACTCTTGAAAATGAGGATGTCGATGAGCAGGCTGTGGGGGAGGAGATTGACGATGAAGATGAACCAGACCCGCAGATAACCACATCGCAACCGGAAACCAGTAGCAGCGGTGTCTATTCGCGTCGCTCCTCGCAACCCCACAAAGTGGGCAAATATTTAGTGGCTGTGCATCGTAAGATCACACGTCACGACAGTTACTTCCTATCCTATCACAAGACGCGTCCGAGCCTGTTTGGAGTGCCATTGCTTATACCCAATAGCGAGGGTGGAACACATAAGGATTTGTACTGTGCCGTTTGGCTTCAGGTTAGCCGACTCTTGAGCCCCTTGCCAGCAACTACAGATCAGGCGAATCATGCGGCCGACTG TGATGACAGCCTTGGCTATGATTTTCCCTTCACGTTACGGGCTGTGCGTGCCGATGGTCTGACGTGCGCCATTTGCCCGTGGTCAAGTTTTTGTCGTGGCTGTGAGATTCGTTGCAACAATGACTATGTGCTACAGGGAGCATTGCCGCCCATTATTACCATGGCCA GcaacacacccacacccacaccaaAAATGAATGCGAAATTCCCATCGTTACCTAATTTGGAGGCAAAACGACCGCCAGAGTATACAGCATCGCTATCGTATACAGCCACCACAAAATATTTCGAAGACTTTACCATTGCCATAGATTGGGATCCAACAGCATTGCATTTACGCTACCAAAGTACTCTGGAGCGG CTTTGGGTGGATCACGAAACAATTGCCATATGCAGGCGAGAGCAAGTGGAACCCGTCGATTTGAATCATTGCCTGCGCGCCTTTACCTCCGAAGAGAAACTAGAACAGTGGTATCACTGTAGTCACTGTAAGGGCAAGAAACCTGCCACCAAGAAGCTGCAGATATGGAAGCTGCCACCGATCCTT ATTGTTCATTTAAAACGATTCAATTGCGTGAATGGCAAGTGGGTCAAGTCGCAAAAGGTTGTACATTTTCCTTTCGATGATTTCGATCCGGCACCTTACTTAGCCTCAGTGCCTCAAGAGACAATATTGAGACATAAGGAGCTGTTGGAATTAAAAGCAGATGCTACGACCACAACTACTGTTAGCGAACTGGACGAGATAGAAGCGTTGGGCGGCACTAGCAGCAAGTCCCAACATGAAAAGAATGATGATGGTGATCAAATGAATAATATTCAGACAGAGGTGGAGCGTTCGGTTGTCACTGGGAATGTCCTGCGCCAAAGTAAATCGATCAATGCAGCCAGACGACAACGCCTGATCTCGACCAGCCTCACCAAAACGCCCATTGTGGATGGGGAGTTTGAAGATTATCATCAGCATAGACTGAAGCCAGATGTGGATGAATTTGATCCCAAGTACAAACTCTATGCTGTCGTG TCGCATTCTGGAATGCTCAATGGTGGTCACTACATTTCCTATGCATCAAATGCAAATGGTTCCTGGTATTGCTATAACGACAGCTCATGCCGTGAGATATCCCAACAGCCTAACATTGATCCAAGTGCCGCCTATCTGCTCTTCTATGAGCGCAAAGGTCTCGATTATGAGCCCTACTTGCCGAACATTGAGGGTCGGCCGCTGCCGAATGCAGCCAGTCTGCAGATGGATTTGGACGAGACTGAGGAAGGGCTAAAGAAAATGTGTGCAATTTCCTAA